A genome region from Diorhabda carinulata isolate Delta chromosome 2, icDioCari1.1, whole genome shotgun sequence includes the following:
- the LOC130902806 gene encoding mantle protein-like isoform X2, giving the protein MMYNQAAIVFLLVLKTTLASASEFNLGDLGDSHGWGEDAHSTVEHKYDYTPTNTIEHTKPVHIPVIKKTGVPHPHPVGVPVPQVVKVGVPQPYPVHVNVPQPVAVPIYKLVPQEIEKKVPIHVNKLVPVYIKKPYPVVLEKHYPVYIDKPYPVHVPVYKHVYQESKKSYSGFEKHHH; this is encoded by the coding sequence CAAGCCGCAATTGTTTTCCTCCTAGTCCTTAAAACGACTCTTGCCAGCGCCAGTGAGTTCAATCTAGGCGATTTAGGAGATAGTCATGGATGGGGAGAGGACGCTCATTCCACAGTGGAACACAAATATGACTATACTCCCACTAACACTATAGAACATACAAAACCGGTTCACATACCAGTAATTAAGAAGACGGGAGTACCACATCCGCATCCAGTGGGAGTACCCGTACCACAAGTAGTAAAAGTTGGAGTCCCTCAACCTTACCCAGTTCATGTTAACGTGCCTCAACCTGTTGCAGTTCCTATTTACAAATTGGTACCGCAAGAAATCGAAAAGAAAGTACCAATTCACGTAAACAAGTTAGTACCAGTTTACATTAAAAAACCATACCCGGTAGTTTTGGAAAAACATTATCCTGTTTACATCGACAAACCTTACCCAGTACATGTGCCGGTATACAAGCACGTGTATCAGGAATCCAAAAAGAGCTATAGTGGATTTGAGAAACACCATCATTAG